In a genomic window of Occallatibacter riparius:
- a CDS encoding putative signal transducing protein — MTPSPEELAAQYAQMSETELMELAHSYDGLLETAQAALRAEFARRGLEPPLVQDPEEPEFRHLVTVRRYRDLTEAMVGRSLLESAGISAWIADEHIVRMNWFLSNSVGGMRLQVDEQDEAAALEILDQEVPATITYGEEETYVQPTCPKCGSAEITLGGGTESGRSLVALYVLSVPVPPREAAWHCEACGAEWVDAEDNEPTGA; from the coding sequence ATGACACCCAGCCCTGAAGAACTAGCAGCGCAATACGCACAGATGAGTGAAACGGAACTCATGGAGCTGGCCCACTCCTACGATGGTTTGCTCGAGACTGCACAGGCCGCATTACGTGCGGAGTTTGCGCGACGCGGGCTCGAGCCGCCGCTGGTGCAAGACCCGGAGGAACCGGAGTTCCGTCACCTGGTGACGGTGCGGCGTTATCGTGACCTGACGGAGGCAATGGTGGGGCGTTCGCTGCTGGAATCCGCGGGTATTTCGGCCTGGATTGCAGACGAGCATATTGTGCGGATGAACTGGTTCCTATCCAACTCAGTCGGCGGCATGCGATTGCAGGTGGATGAACAGGACGAAGCGGCTGCACTGGAGATTCTGGATCAGGAAGTTCCGGCAACAATCACGTATGGCGAGGAAGAAACATATGTGCAGCCGACCTGCCCAAAGTGCGGATCGGCTGAGATCACACTGGGCGGCGGGACAGAAAGCGGTCGGTCACTTGTGGCGCTCTACGTCCTGTCGGTTCCCGTGCCGCCGCGCGAGGCGGCATGGCACTGCGAAGCATGTGGCGCAGAGTGGGTGGATGCCGAGGACAACGAGCCGACAGGCGCGTGA
- a CDS encoding MerR family transcriptional regulator, with amino-acid sequence MLTVTKLARQCGISRTALLYYESIGLIRRPARTGGNYRCYSQADAERLLEIRAYRKAGLTLDDIRAIFASRGRQTDARKVLQRRLVELDAEIGSLRAHQQAILRLLGHKALGKAEMITKEKWVSIMKGCGFTEDQMNGWHAEFERSAPEEHQEFLEFLHIPEAEIRTIRQKSRTGF; translated from the coding sequence ATGTTAACGGTAACCAAACTCGCCCGGCAATGCGGCATCAGCCGCACCGCCCTCCTTTACTACGAATCGATCGGTTTAATCCGCCGGCCCGCGCGCACGGGCGGCAATTACCGCTGTTACAGCCAGGCCGACGCGGAGCGGCTTCTCGAAATCCGCGCCTACCGCAAAGCCGGCCTCACACTCGACGACATACGCGCGATCTTTGCATCGCGCGGTCGCCAAACCGACGCGCGCAAGGTGCTCCAGCGGCGCCTGGTCGAACTCGACGCCGAAATCGGCTCCCTGCGCGCCCATCAGCAGGCAATCCTGCGACTGCTGGGCCACAAGGCCCTGGGAAAGGCTGAAATGATCACCAAGGAAAAATGGGTCTCCATCATGAAAGGCTGCGGCTTCACTGAGGACCAGATGAACGGCTGGCACGCCGAGTTCGAGCGCTCCGCCCCCGAAGAACATCAGGAGTTCCTCGAGTTCCTTCACATCCCCGAAGCCGAAATCAGAACCATCCGCCAGAAGAGCCGCACCGGATTCTGA
- a CDS encoding helix-turn-helix transcriptional regulator, with translation MRNRLKVLRAERNWSQAELAQRLEVSRQSVNAIETGKFDPSLTLAFRLARLFEMPIEAIFSDEG, from the coding sequence ATGAGAAACCGTCTCAAGGTGCTGCGCGCGGAGAGGAACTGGTCGCAGGCCGAGCTGGCCCAGCGGCTGGAGGTGTCGCGGCAGTCAGTGAACGCGATTGAGACGGGGAAGTTCGATCCGAGTCTCACGCTGGCGTTCCGGCTGGCGCGGCTGTTCGAGATGCCGATTGAGGCGATCTTCTCGGACGAGGGGTGA
- a CDS encoding VWA domain-containing protein codes for MRVPHLLIIAISLCTFIGLAQKPPRSDAGTASKPLSATSDPWPLTDLNVLVLDKQKQPQPQTDRTAFQILEDGTPQTILSLSGSDTPVSLALLIDLSGSACPVQIEPNATCKGHDPVIDSLVDLVTSLPSGSEVMLATFSDQANLNLTFSPASAFQSGIFDNLKAHGGSAVYDALVATETYFAKNAKFKRRAIVLISDGEDDASMLNFEQLLFRISYPSSPIIYAINTASGHPGDYSGSELRFSARALRILTEFSGGIVAPAYDRKKNPIGVKAIAWAIHNQFALQYSSANTSGNGKVRKVKIRMPQDTSKAALRYFQQYVAPIP; via the coding sequence ATGCGAGTTCCGCACCTGCTGATCATCGCAATCTCCCTATGCACTTTCATCGGGCTTGCGCAGAAACCACCTCGCTCGGATGCTGGCACCGCCTCAAAGCCGCTCTCAGCCACCAGCGACCCGTGGCCTCTCACCGACCTCAATGTGCTGGTCCTAGACAAACAAAAGCAGCCGCAGCCCCAAACTGACCGGACAGCGTTTCAAATCCTGGAGGATGGAACGCCCCAAACCATTCTGTCTCTCTCCGGGTCAGACACACCGGTCTCGCTAGCCCTTCTCATTGATCTCTCCGGCTCGGCCTGCCCTGTGCAGATTGAGCCCAACGCCACCTGCAAAGGTCACGATCCGGTCATAGATTCTCTTGTGGATCTGGTCACAAGCCTGCCTTCGGGCAGTGAAGTCATGCTGGCGACCTTCTCGGATCAGGCAAATCTCAACCTCACATTTTCTCCAGCATCAGCCTTTCAGTCAGGGATCTTCGACAATCTGAAGGCGCACGGAGGGTCGGCCGTCTACGACGCGCTTGTGGCCACCGAGACCTATTTCGCGAAGAATGCAAAGTTCAAGCGGCGGGCGATTGTGCTTATTTCCGACGGCGAAGACGACGCTTCCATGCTGAACTTTGAGCAACTTCTGTTTCGAATCTCCTATCCGTCCAGCCCCATCATCTACGCCATCAACACCGCTAGTGGACATCCTGGAGACTACTCCGGCTCTGAGTTGCGGTTCAGCGCTCGAGCCCTTCGGATACTGACGGAATTCAGCGGCGGTATCGTTGCTCCGGCCTACGACAGGAAGAAGAACCCCATCGGCGTCAAGGCGATCGCCTGGGCCATCCACAACCAGTTCGCATTGCAATACTCATCGGCGAACACTTCCGGCAACGGGAAAGTCCGCAAGGTGAAGATCAGAATGCCCCAAGACACTTCAAAAGCAGCGTTGCGCTACTTTCAGCAATACGTAGCACCTATTCCCTGA
- a CDS encoding energy transducer TonB encodes MRKSWAFLLLLCTLACAPQGRAEDTVKRILKAVEQCTLDQRGTPPFHLKATLAPSSERDKDSGRTGEVEIWWRSPDQWRREVRSPEFHQVQIVNGSKIWQKDEGDYFPEWLRETADAIVRPVPMSDDLLAQIRGAEVRHETGGTYLAWTIASSNGQVQKTMGAGVSIRDDSGLLLSAGGFGWSGEFEDYAKFHKLTVARTVNVGSPQVTAKIVLLEDLSVVQGGWFDASAPDGDEPINTVLMNELTTRENLVAQNISWPMPKDGPLEGVLTTEVSIDRAGKVREIGTIVSDNPAMNGAAHEQIAAMRFKPFVIDGVAVQVLSRITLAFKTARPTGTEAFESARNYFERGRQLDFPSGGAGFPYMLKAEFQARSSAGSVDTGHYGDLWVAADKWRREATFGSSHLVRARNGSKLYEQVDGPDAQLLLLVFRLMEPIPAMDSFVESDWRMQSGMVGDRKTIRVLSGYESSEGKLDPEARGFWFDTNGNLVKTYGAGMEALRSEFVNYQNAHLARRIDVSHDAAAVMHIRVTDIAGASDSVPKNAFEIKGHEVNKQFTSEAR; translated from the coding sequence ATGCGCAAAAGCTGGGCTTTTCTGCTTCTCCTCTGCACGCTCGCGTGCGCGCCTCAGGGCCGCGCTGAAGATACCGTCAAGAGGATTCTGAAGGCGGTGGAGCAGTGCACCCTGGATCAGCGGGGCACGCCGCCGTTCCATCTGAAGGCGACGCTTGCGCCGAGTTCTGAACGCGATAAGGATTCGGGGCGCACGGGTGAAGTGGAGATCTGGTGGAGGTCGCCGGATCAGTGGCGGCGGGAGGTTCGCTCACCGGAGTTCCACCAGGTGCAGATCGTGAACGGGTCGAAGATCTGGCAGAAGGACGAAGGCGACTACTTTCCGGAGTGGCTGCGGGAAACGGCCGACGCGATTGTGCGGCCGGTGCCCATGTCGGATGATCTGCTGGCACAGATCCGGGGAGCGGAGGTCCGCCATGAGACGGGCGGCACTTACCTGGCCTGGACGATTGCGAGCAGCAACGGGCAGGTGCAGAAGACGATGGGCGCGGGAGTCTCGATCCGGGACGACAGCGGGCTTTTGCTTAGCGCTGGCGGGTTCGGCTGGAGTGGCGAGTTCGAGGATTATGCGAAGTTCCACAAGCTGACGGTGGCGCGGACGGTGAATGTGGGGTCGCCGCAGGTGACCGCGAAGATCGTCCTGCTCGAGGACCTGAGCGTGGTGCAGGGCGGGTGGTTCGACGCAAGTGCACCGGATGGCGACGAGCCGATCAATACGGTTCTGATGAATGAGCTGACGACGCGAGAGAACCTCGTCGCTCAGAACATATCGTGGCCGATGCCGAAGGATGGGCCGCTGGAGGGCGTGCTTACTACAGAAGTGAGTATCGACAGGGCGGGCAAGGTGCGCGAGATTGGGACGATTGTTTCGGACAATCCGGCAATGAACGGCGCGGCGCACGAGCAGATTGCGGCGATGCGGTTTAAGCCTTTCGTGATTGATGGCGTAGCGGTGCAGGTGCTGTCGAGGATCACGCTGGCGTTCAAGACCGCTCGGCCGACAGGAACGGAGGCCTTTGAGAGCGCGCGCAACTACTTCGAACGCGGGCGGCAACTCGACTTCCCTTCTGGTGGAGCGGGATTTCCGTACATGCTGAAGGCGGAGTTTCAGGCGCGGTCGAGCGCGGGCTCGGTGGACACGGGACACTATGGAGATCTGTGGGTTGCGGCGGACAAGTGGCGGCGCGAGGCTACGTTTGGATCAAGCCACCTGGTGAGGGCGCGCAACGGGTCGAAGCTGTACGAGCAAGTGGACGGCCCGGACGCGCAGTTGCTGCTGCTGGTGTTTCGACTGATGGAGCCGATTCCTGCGATGGACTCGTTTGTGGAGTCGGACTGGCGGATGCAATCGGGGATGGTGGGCGATCGAAAGACTATCCGCGTGCTGAGCGGGTACGAGAGCTCGGAGGGGAAGCTTGATCCAGAGGCGCGCGGGTTCTGGTTCGATACGAACGGGAATCTTGTGAAGACGTATGGAGCGGGCATGGAAGCACTACGCTCGGAGTTTGTGAACTACCAGAACGCGCACTTGGCGCGGCGGATCGATGTGTCGCATGATGCCGCGGCGGTGATGCATATCCGGGTCACGGATATCGCCGGAGCGAGCGATTCGGTGCCGAAGAATGCGTTCGAGATAAAAGGACACGAGGTGAATAAGCAGTTCACTTCAGAGGCTCGGTGA